In Spirosoma aureum, a single genomic region encodes these proteins:
- a CDS encoding RNA polymerase sigma factor produces the protein MSELEQNQTFTQWLGQHKALLFKVVRAYAVTAMDQDDLFQEIIIQVWHSIPAFRQQSSTTTWIYRIALNTAIKWANKERKHTQSTETLDQLPPILQETAIQIDERLTWLYEEIYKLDEIDRSLSLLILDGFSYKEMATILGITESNVGVKINRIKKLLISKSKQQDYHGI, from the coding sequence ATGAGTGAACTAGAACAGAATCAAACCTTTACCCAGTGGCTTGGCCAACATAAAGCATTGCTGTTTAAAGTAGTGCGGGCTTATGCCGTTACAGCCATGGACCAGGATGATCTTTTCCAGGAGATCATTATTCAGGTATGGCATTCCATTCCTGCCTTCCGTCAGCAGTCGTCAACCACCACCTGGATTTACCGTATTGCGCTAAATACGGCCATTAAATGGGCCAATAAAGAACGGAAACATACCCAAAGCACCGAAACGCTTGACCAGCTTCCGCCTATTTTACAGGAGACTGCCATTCAGATTGATGAACGCCTGACCTGGCTCTATGAAGAAATTTACAAACTCGATGAGATAGATCGTTCGCTTTCTCTATTGATTCTGGATGGGTTCAGCTACAAAGAGATGGCGACAATACTGGGAATCACGGAATCAAATGTCGGGGTGAAAATTAATCGCATCAAGAAACTGCTTATCAGTAAATCTAAACAACAGGATTATCATGGAATTTGA
- a CDS encoding FAD-dependent oxidoreductase encodes MKSISLFCLLLVCCCSFQLKKPAQTETYDVVVYGGTPGGIISAVAAAREGVRVLLIEPTKHVGGLNTSGIGTAESEHMIEETYSGLPLEFYERLGKHYGKSGPTFYFESHVAEKTFTDLLKEANVTVVYEAFVKSVQKKATVIQSVSLTNGRNVAGKVFIDATYEGDLMARAGVSHTHGRESREQYGESLAGVRFIDTPIEAAPYDDSGRLLPGFVERNTLTEGQASDRVMNYNFRLMMSTKSDRRPFPKPALYKPERYLLLTRLLKNHPETTLKDIIDLYSWTYPKGKFETNNKQKAVISLGHFGGNVDYPEADYTRRDAIYQDHKAWTLGLMYYLANDPSVPETLRTETSGYGLSADEFTDNENFPYYLYVREARRMIGAYVQTQKDILQERTKPDAICLGSHWIDSHHVQRVAVSKTQFVNEGRIWEPITQPYELSYRIITPKATECTNLLVPVCASSSHVGFCSLRVESTWMQLGNSAGIAAAMAIKQKKNVQDLAYNALKTALEKKGVILSIDHQTWNGTKDVTK; translated from the coding sequence ATGAAATCGATTTCCTTATTTTGCCTACTACTAGTCTGTTGCTGTTCGTTCCAGCTTAAAAAGCCAGCTCAAACAGAAACCTACGACGTAGTCGTTTACGGAGGAACGCCTGGTGGCATTATTTCGGCCGTAGCGGCTGCTCGCGAAGGTGTCCGTGTTCTGCTTATTGAGCCCACCAAACATGTGGGTGGACTCAACACCAGCGGCATCGGTACGGCCGAATCAGAACACATGATTGAGGAGACCTATTCAGGCCTGCCCCTGGAGTTTTATGAACGATTGGGCAAGCATTACGGTAAAAGCGGCCCTACGTTTTACTTTGAGTCGCATGTAGCCGAAAAAACCTTTACCGATTTATTGAAGGAAGCGAACGTGACCGTTGTGTACGAAGCGTTTGTTAAATCCGTTCAAAAAAAGGCCACAGTTATTCAGTCCGTAAGTTTGACGAATGGAAGAAACGTAGCGGGGAAAGTCTTCATCGATGCGACCTATGAAGGTGATCTGATGGCTCGTGCGGGGGTATCTCATACGCATGGCCGGGAGAGTCGTGAACAATATGGGGAATCGTTGGCTGGAGTACGCTTTATCGATACGCCTATTGAGGCTGCTCCTTATGACGATTCGGGCAGGTTATTGCCGGGTTTTGTGGAACGGAATACATTGACAGAGGGCCAGGCCAGCGATCGGGTAATGAATTACAATTTTCGATTGATGATGTCCACCAAATCGGATCGGCGGCCTTTTCCCAAACCAGCATTGTATAAACCGGAACGTTATCTTTTGTTGACCCGATTGCTTAAAAACCACCCGGAAACGACCTTAAAGGATATAATCGATCTATATTCCTGGACATATCCCAAGGGTAAATTTGAGACGAATAATAAGCAGAAAGCGGTTATCTCCCTGGGCCATTTCGGGGGGAATGTCGATTATCCGGAAGCCGACTACACCCGACGTGATGCTATTTATCAGGACCATAAAGCCTGGACCCTCGGGCTGATGTATTATCTGGCCAATGACCCATCCGTTCCGGAGACCTTGCGAACAGAAACGTCGGGTTATGGCTTGAGCGCCGATGAATTTACAGACAATGAAAATTTTCCATATTACCTCTACGTACGGGAAGCCCGCCGGATGATTGGCGCTTATGTGCAAACCCAGAAAGACATTTTACAGGAACGTACAAAGCCCGATGCCATTTGTTTGGGTTCACACTGGATAGATAGCCACCATGTTCAGCGGGTTGCCGTTTCGAAGACGCAGTTTGTGAATGAAGGCCGAATATGGGAGCCGATTACCCAGCCCTATGAACTGTCATACCGAATTATTACGCCAAAAGCTACGGAGTGTACCAACCTGCTCGTACCCGTATGTGCTTCGTCTTCTCATGTTGGTTTTTGTTCGTTACGGGTCGAATCGACCTGGATGCAACTGGGCAATAGTGCGGGTATTGCGGCTGCGATGGCCATAAAACAGAAAAAAAACGTGCAGGATTTGGCTTACAATGCCTTAAAAACGGCACTGGAAAAGAAAGGGGTGATTTTGAGCATCGATCATCAGACCTGGAATGGCACTAAGGATGTGACGAAATAA
- a CDS encoding RagB/SusD family nutrient uptake outer membrane protein — protein MKPFKFVVSMLCLLLMGSGCEKNLEEEPISFLSESNSFNNAADAVTAINSVYDRAKAIYSMPMISLGDLSGEELTLRPDGSASISEIDQHKYTSANTQFDDFYTNSYVAIDRANRVVENVPRIAMDTKLRDQVVGEAKFLRALFYFNLVRAFGDVPLVVKTSTDVVNVRVSRDPVDKVYQQITQDLLDAEKVLPATYTVVGEIGRATVGAAKSILATVYLTRKDWANAAAKAKEVIDSKTYSLVADYRDLFTPEKENGPEHIFSIQYSCVLPKYGSPMAENFAIYFSYPINLTGGSYQVSNYFANSFLKGDYRKDVTVILEKKLANGTVVASRTGPHLDKYWDPLACGSQQARNNFLVTRYADVLLIYAEAFNELNGPGSEAYSAINLVRARARKGNTASDLQDLKGLTQAQFREAVLQERSWELAGEGHRRWDLLRTGKFLEAAQKEGFTNATEKNLLFPIPIFEIDVNPALRQNPGY, from the coding sequence ATGAAACCATTCAAATTCGTAGTATCCATGCTGTGCCTTCTGTTGATGGGCAGCGGTTGCGAGAAAAATCTGGAAGAAGAACCCATCAGTTTTTTGAGCGAATCGAACTCGTTCAATAACGCGGCTGATGCCGTCACCGCAATCAATTCGGTTTATGACAGGGCAAAAGCCATTTACAGCATGCCAATGATCAGTCTGGGCGATTTGAGCGGAGAAGAGTTGACCCTTCGGCCCGATGGCAGTGCCTCGATCAGCGAAATCGACCAGCACAAATACACCTCGGCAAACACCCAGTTCGATGACTTCTATACGAATTCATATGTTGCCATTGACCGTGCTAATCGAGTTGTTGAAAACGTGCCCCGGATTGCGATGGATACGAAACTTCGTGATCAGGTTGTGGGTGAAGCGAAATTTCTGCGCGCGCTGTTTTATTTCAATTTAGTTCGTGCTTTCGGGGATGTACCGCTGGTGGTGAAAACCTCGACCGATGTGGTCAACGTCCGGGTTTCCCGCGACCCCGTCGACAAAGTTTATCAGCAGATTACCCAGGATTTACTAGATGCTGAGAAGGTGCTTCCAGCCACCTACACCGTTGTGGGTGAAATCGGTCGGGCAACGGTCGGAGCGGCCAAGTCCATTCTGGCGACCGTTTATCTGACCCGGAAAGACTGGGCCAATGCGGCCGCTAAAGCGAAAGAAGTTATTGATTCAAAGACTTATAGTCTGGTAGCCGATTATCGGGATCTGTTTACGCCAGAAAAGGAAAACGGTCCTGAACATATATTTTCCATTCAATACAGTTGTGTGCTTCCAAAATACGGGAGTCCGATGGCCGAAAATTTTGCCATTTATTTTAGCTATCCAATCAACCTGACTGGCGGATCTTACCAGGTCAGTAACTATTTCGCCAACTCGTTTTTAAAGGGCGACTACCGGAAAGATGTAACGGTCATTCTGGAAAAAAAACTGGCCAATGGAACAGTGGTGGCCTCCCGCACCGGCCCTCATCTGGATAAATACTGGGACCCACTGGCATGCGGTTCACAACAGGCCCGTAACAATTTTCTGGTTACCCGGTATGCCGACGTGCTGCTGATCTATGCCGAGGCCTTCAATGAACTAAATGGCCCCGGTTCAGAAGCCTATTCGGCGATCAATCTGGTGCGGGCGCGAGCCAGAAAGGGTAACACGGCATCGGACCTGCAAGACCTGAAGGGATTGACTCAGGCGCAATTTCGGGAAGCAGTGCTTCAGGAAAGGAGCTGGGAGCTGGCAGGGGAAGGGCATCGTCGCTGGGATTTGCTGCGCACCGGTAAATTTCTGGAAGCCGCTCAAAAAGAAGGCTTTACCAATGCTACAGAAAAGAATTTGCTGTTTCCTATTCCCATTTTTGAAATCGACGTGAACCCGGCGCTCAGGCAAAATCCCGGTTACTAA
- a CDS encoding SusC/RagA family TonB-linked outer membrane protein, which produces MKKPVPVQTLFHLMKLSLLQALLVVIFAGASLANDATAQELLNKRVTFRLENQGLRKVLKEIESQTNIRFAFRPREIPFDLKITVVATNESLGEVLDKVVKPLRLRYEVVGRQIVLSPVAVPDETQPSFQAEAIVPADQTVSGTISDEMGQALPGVSIVVKGTNRGTTSDGDGKFRLLVQDGRSVLIFSYVGYEPQEVTVGNQATINIALKADNKSLNEVVVIGYGAVKKRDLTGSVASIGSTELKAQPVTSFNQALQGRVSGVQVTNSSNAPGGGVTIRIRGGNSISASNDPLYVIDGFPVTNPTTAQGAGGSVGFPNVLATINPSDIESIEVLKDASATAIYGSRGANGVVLVTTRRGKEGQSSVDFEAYYGVSNIIKMLDLATAEEQTALKNEQLRNLGFAERYGYTPAYPKKPAEYGVGTNWQKEIYRAAPMQNYQLSFSGGTDKLRYLVSTNYFNQDGIIIANNYKRYTGRINLDANVNDRLKIGTTLTVSRSVNNGVNESGYGGSPVGSARTISPASPVYDASGNWQLLNVGPGSGMASIANPVALLRTSTNILYSDRVLGSLFGDYKVLTGLTARVSVGVDLLNTRRNVFFTPQTLVANTVNGYGSNGTSSNVNLLNENTLTYARTLNASHAFDVLAGITFQSNREERTYQEAQNFANYTLGANSLAQASVLIAPTNSVQKWGLNSYLGRVNYRFKDRYLFTLTGRVDGSSRFGLNNKYGFFPSGAFAWRVSDEPFLKNVQALSDLKFRLSYGITGNDGIGLYNSLSAYVTSRTVFGDTEVLTTQAGRIGNPDLRWEKTAQFDVGFDLGLLNNRIQLTADYYQKTTSDLLLAIDLPATTGFTTVTRNIGSLENKGFELGITSVNIDGKFKWTTNGNISTNRNKVLRLADADQYLVTDGGTSMQTIVKVGEAVGSFYGRVFDGVWQSNEAVKAAGGLAQTGDVGGAPRYKDVNGDGVFNNATDRAVIGNGLPKFIFGLTNTFSYKGLDLAIFLQGVQGNQLYNQTRNITETDPGATPLKSFINDHWQTEKPSNNRPSARQWSIFNSSYLIEDGSFLRLKNISLGYRLPLKTKAIRAARVYVSGQNLLTVSKYSGYDPEVNSNFTSNTTYGIDNFAYPPARTFTIGGTITF; this is translated from the coding sequence ATGAAAAAACCAGTACCCGTCCAAACCCTCTTTCACCTCATGAAACTCTCGCTGTTACAAGCGCTTTTAGTGGTGATTTTTGCGGGGGCTTCACTGGCAAACGATGCCACCGCCCAGGAATTACTCAATAAGCGGGTGACTTTCCGGCTCGAAAATCAGGGTCTCCGTAAAGTGCTGAAAGAAATTGAAAGCCAAACGAATATACGGTTTGCGTTTCGGCCGCGCGAAATACCTTTTGACCTCAAAATCACGGTCGTAGCCACCAACGAATCGCTGGGCGAGGTTCTGGATAAAGTCGTCAAACCGCTTCGGTTACGGTACGAAGTCGTGGGTCGACAGATCGTGTTGAGTCCAGTGGCGGTGCCCGATGAAACTCAACCCTCATTTCAGGCTGAGGCCATCGTTCCCGCTGATCAGACCGTTTCTGGAACCATCTCCGACGAAATGGGGCAGGCGCTACCGGGAGTAAGTATTGTGGTGAAAGGGACAAACCGGGGCACTACCTCGGATGGGGACGGAAAGTTTCGCCTTTTGGTGCAGGATGGAAGATCGGTACTGATCTTTTCTTATGTTGGCTATGAGCCGCAGGAGGTAACCGTTGGCAATCAGGCAACGATCAATATTGCCCTTAAAGCCGATAACAAATCACTCAATGAGGTCGTGGTCATTGGGTATGGTGCGGTCAAAAAACGGGATTTAACCGGTTCGGTGGCTTCAATCGGGTCAACCGAATTGAAGGCACAGCCGGTTACTTCCTTTAATCAGGCTTTGCAGGGACGGGTATCAGGTGTGCAGGTGACTAACTCCTCGAATGCGCCGGGAGGTGGGGTCACCATCCGAATCAGGGGCGGCAACTCGATTTCTGCCTCCAACGATCCCCTGTATGTCATCGATGGTTTTCCGGTAACCAATCCCACAACGGCGCAGGGAGCCGGAGGTTCCGTGGGTTTTCCAAACGTTCTGGCAACCATCAATCCAAGTGATATTGAGAGTATCGAAGTACTGAAAGATGCGTCGGCAACGGCTATTTATGGCTCTCGCGGGGCTAACGGTGTGGTGCTGGTTACAACCCGACGGGGTAAGGAAGGTCAGTCGAGCGTTGATTTTGAAGCCTATTATGGCGTATCGAACATCATTAAAATGCTGGATTTGGCAACTGCCGAAGAACAAACGGCGCTTAAAAATGAGCAGCTACGAAACCTCGGCTTTGCTGAACGCTACGGTTATACGCCTGCTTACCCCAAAAAACCAGCAGAATACGGCGTCGGTACGAATTGGCAGAAGGAAATTTACCGGGCAGCTCCCATGCAGAATTACCAGCTTTCCTTTTCAGGAGGCACTGATAAACTGCGCTATTTAGTGAGCACCAACTATTTCAATCAGGATGGGATTATTATTGCCAATAACTACAAACGGTATACGGGTCGGATCAATCTGGACGCGAACGTAAATGACCGGCTAAAAATTGGGACGACACTCACCGTAAGCCGGAGTGTTAATAATGGGGTCAATGAGAGTGGATACGGGGGAAGTCCTGTTGGATCGGCCCGGACCATTTCTCCGGCCAGCCCCGTATATGATGCCAGCGGCAATTGGCAATTGCTGAACGTGGGACCAGGCTCGGGTATGGCCAGTATCGCCAATCCAGTGGCTTTGTTACGAACGTCCACTAATATTTTGTATAGCGATCGGGTACTGGGTAGTCTTTTCGGAGACTATAAAGTGCTGACCGGGTTAACCGCGCGCGTTAGTGTAGGTGTTGACTTGCTCAATACCCGACGAAATGTCTTTTTTACCCCACAGACCCTGGTTGCCAATACAGTAAACGGATACGGCTCGAACGGGACATCGAGCAACGTGAATCTGTTGAACGAAAACACACTCACCTATGCGCGCACACTGAATGCCAGCCATGCCTTCGATGTACTGGCGGGGATCACATTCCAATCCAATCGGGAGGAACGAACCTATCAGGAAGCTCAGAATTTTGCCAATTATACGCTGGGCGCGAACAGTCTGGCTCAGGCATCGGTGCTGATTGCCCCCACCAATTCAGTTCAGAAATGGGGCCTGAACTCCTATTTAGGTCGGGTCAATTACCGGTTTAAGGATCGGTATCTGTTCACGCTCACAGGTCGGGTAGATGGATCTTCCCGGTTTGGGCTTAACAATAAATATGGTTTCTTCCCTTCCGGTGCCTTTGCCTGGCGGGTATCCGATGAGCCCTTCCTGAAAAATGTGCAGGCACTTAGTGATTTGAAGTTTCGCCTGAGCTATGGGATTACCGGAAATGATGGTATTGGTCTCTACAATTCCCTGTCGGCTTACGTCACATCCCGTACTGTTTTTGGCGATACGGAAGTGCTGACAACGCAGGCTGGCCGAATCGGCAACCCCGATCTGCGTTGGGAAAAAACGGCCCAGTTTGATGTCGGATTCGATTTGGGGCTGCTCAACAACCGAATTCAGCTAACGGCTGATTATTATCAGAAAACGACCTCCGATCTATTACTAGCCATCGACCTGCCTGCCACCACTGGCTTTACAACCGTCACCCGAAATATTGGCAGTCTCGAAAATAAAGGATTTGAACTGGGCATTACTTCGGTGAATATAGACGGGAAATTCAAGTGGACGACCAACGGAAATATTTCTACGAATCGGAATAAAGTGCTCCGACTGGCCGATGCAGATCAGTATCTGGTGACCGATGGCGGTACAAGCATGCAAACGATTGTTAAGGTTGGGGAAGCGGTTGGGTCGTTCTATGGTCGGGTTTTCGATGGTGTATGGCAGTCAAATGAAGCGGTGAAAGCGGCCGGTGGCCTGGCGCAGACTGGCGACGTAGGAGGGGCACCCCGCTACAAAGATGTAAATGGCGATGGGGTTTTCAATAACGCGACAGACCGGGCGGTGATTGGAAATGGCTTGCCAAAATTCATCTTTGGCCTGACAAACACCTTTTCGTACAAAGGACTGGATCTGGCTATTTTTCTCCAGGGTGTACAGGGCAATCAGCTGTACAATCAGACCCGAAATATTACCGAAACGGACCCCGGCGCTACGCCACTGAAAAGCTTTATCAATGACCACTGGCAAACCGAAAAACCGTCCAACAATCGACCATCTGCCCGCCAGTGGAGTATTTTCAATAGCTCGTATCTGATCGAAGATGGGTCATTTTTACGACTCAAAAACATCTCACTGGGGTATCGACTCCCGTTGAAAACCAAAGCCATTCGCGCAGCACGAGTTTATGTAAGTGGGCAGAACCTCCTGACTGTCAGTAAGTATTCTGGCTATGATCCGGAAGTCAATTCAAACTTCACGAGCAATACCACCTACGGCATCGACAACTTCGCATACCCACCGGCCCGAACCTTCACGATTGGCGGCACGATCACATTCTAA
- a CDS encoding FecR family protein produces the protein MNYYQFNAEDLAADDYFKEWINAPTPETEAFWKEFLREYPERYYQIEEARRLVTGLQHIQQTPVLSETVDTIWNRIENTLEESRTIPMTRWLNWQRGWKIAASIGLILGIGLLVRQLTKKETDAAPGVARTADEWVETVNEANQIMQVQLADGSRVDLNKGGRLRYRTELAGAQREVYLTGEAFFDVKKNPKKPFVVYANGLVTKVLGTSFRIKALVDAPTVTVTVRTGRVSVYPNQPGRVHDPESKGMVLTPNQEAVFQRDASTLNKTLVESPRLLIPQKEVLAFAFDDASAAQVFKAIERAYGVDVIYDEEVMRYCTLTLSLTDEDLFQKLDVICKVLDADYKLIDAQVVIYSKGCQKLN, from the coding sequence ATGAATTATTATCAATTTAATGCGGAGGATCTGGCGGCCGACGACTACTTTAAGGAGTGGATCAACGCGCCCACGCCAGAGACAGAAGCGTTCTGGAAAGAATTTCTGCGGGAATATCCGGAGCGATATTACCAGATCGAGGAAGCCCGGCGGTTAGTCACTGGTTTGCAGCATATTCAGCAGACACCAGTATTGAGCGAAACAGTCGATACCATCTGGAACCGGATTGAAAACACGCTGGAAGAGTCACGCACAATCCCGATGACGCGTTGGCTGAACTGGCAGCGTGGCTGGAAAATTGCGGCCTCGATTGGGCTGATCCTGGGTATTGGTTTACTGGTCCGACAATTGACCAAAAAAGAAACAGACGCTGCACCGGGAGTCGCCCGGACAGCCGACGAATGGGTCGAAACCGTAAATGAAGCGAATCAGATCATGCAGGTTCAACTGGCCGATGGAAGCCGGGTTGATCTGAATAAAGGGGGTCGATTGCGTTACAGAACTGAGCTGGCAGGTGCCCAGCGTGAGGTATATCTGACCGGAGAAGCATTTTTTGACGTTAAAAAGAATCCGAAAAAACCCTTTGTCGTTTATGCCAATGGTCTGGTTACCAAAGTTTTGGGTACGAGTTTTCGGATTAAAGCGCTGGTCGATGCACCGACGGTGACGGTAACCGTGCGAACGGGTCGGGTTTCGGTCTACCCAAATCAGCCGGGCCGGGTCCATGATCCGGAATCGAAAGGCATGGTTCTGACCCCCAATCAGGAAGCTGTCTTTCAACGCGATGCGTCTACGCTTAATAAAACATTAGTCGAAAGTCCTCGCTTACTTATTCCCCAAAAAGAGGTGCTGGCGTTTGCATTTGACGATGCATCAGCAGCCCAGGTATTTAAAGCCATTGAGCGGGCTTACGGGGTCGATGTCATTTATGACGAAGAAGTGATGCGGTATTGCACGCTAACACTAAGTCTTACGGATGAAGATCTCTTTCAGAAATTAGATGTCATCTGTAAGGTACTGGATGCGGATTACAAGCTCATCGACGCCCAGGTAGTCATTTATAGTAAAGGTTGCCAGAAACTGAATTAA
- a CDS encoding RNA polymerase sigma factor: MALVYIEPLVGSIAPAIALIDPSLTHKNTVPIQPSPSDLWYAFRQGDGAAFQQIYRLYAPDLLNYGHKVTNDVPLIEDSIHDLFIELWQSRANLSDTDSIKFYLFRSLRNKINKVRNRDLFFQASDIDSAPIPADDFVIENNLIEREEIEQLFRQLRKSYALLTPRQQEALNLRFYQHFSNEEIAQIMGVNYQSACKFIYSALKTLREVVRIFSLSLLWFELARLV, from the coding sequence TTGGCATTAGTATATATAGAGCCCCTGGTTGGGTCGATAGCTCCAGCCATTGCTCTGATTGATCCATCACTAACTCATAAAAATACGGTGCCGATACAGCCTTCTCCCAGCGACCTATGGTATGCCTTTCGTCAGGGGGATGGTGCAGCCTTTCAACAGATTTACCGGCTCTACGCCCCTGATCTGCTGAATTACGGCCATAAGGTTACGAACGATGTACCCCTGATCGAGGATAGTATTCATGATCTGTTTATTGAACTCTGGCAGAGCCGGGCTAATCTGAGCGATACCGATTCGATCAAATTCTACCTGTTCCGGTCGTTACGGAATAAAATCAATAAAGTTCGCAATCGTGATTTATTCTTTCAGGCGTCTGATATTGACTCGGCACCCATTCCCGCTGATGACTTTGTCATTGAAAACAACCTCATCGAGCGTGAGGAAATCGAACAACTTTTCCGACAGCTCCGCAAAAGTTACGCTTTGCTGACACCTCGTCAGCAGGAAGCGCTGAATTTGCGGTTCTACCAGCATTTCAGCAACGAAGAGATTGCTCAGATCATGGGGGTCAATTACCAGTCTGCCTGCAAATTTATTTACTCAGCCCTGAAAACACTCCGCGAAGTCGTCCGAATTTTTTCGTTATCGCTGCTGTGGTTCGAATTAGCACGATTAGTTTAA